The stretch of DNA TAAATCTAGCTTACTTTTAGATAGATTATCTAAAGATACTGGATTTAGTTCTTCTATTATATTTTCGATTACTATTTCTCCAGTTTCACCAGCAATTTTATCATTTTCTGACATTACTACAAACAACCGAGGTTTTTTTCCAAAATCCTCATTCTCACTGTTAACAACTCTCCACGACATACCACTTCCACTGTTTTCTACTCCAATATTTTGATTAAACCAAACGAATTTAGGTCTATTTATTTTTATTTGAAATTGTTCAAAGGCTATATTATTTCCTTTAAACGCTCTCCCATTTGTATTTTCAAAATCAATTACAAAATAGGCGTTTTTTTCATCTCCAGCCATTGAAACTAAGGTGGCTTTTATACCATTTAGCTGAGCACTTCGCTGAGGATGTGTACTGCTTTCCTCCAAATACTGGCTTTTATTATCAAACAAATCCTTAAAGGCTTCATTTTTATCTAATGCATATACAGAGGTCGTAAGCACAGCCATCGTTAACAATCCAGTTATAATTGACTTTTTATTAAAGATATTTACTTTCCTGTACTTAGCAGTTGATATACTATATCTATCTCTTGTTTCCATGGATTTTTCGTCATAAAATTGCTCTATCCATACAGCATCACAGGCTTTTGCAATTTGCTTGGATGCCAGGTTATCCTCTCTTATAGTTATAACAACTTCATCAAACCCACGCTTACTCGCTTCTATAAGTACTAGCTTTAGAATTTGCTTGCCATAGCCTCTTCCTCTATATCTAGGTGCAATATCATAGCCTATGTGACCTGCTTCAAAAACTTCCTCATGCCTCACCCTAGCTACCCCTACTACTTCATCCTCATCCACTAGCCAAAATGTAGACGTCGCAACCCAGTCTCCGATATTGATGCCCTTTGATGCCTCGTCTAAAGAGCTTAAATATAAATCAAAATCCTCAAGTGCTTTTTCATATATTCCAAAATAGTGACTGTCATTTACTTCCTTGTATGAATTTACATAGGTTTTAAAAGTACTTTCATATATTTTATTAGGCGGTGCTAGAAATATTTTTCCCATATTTATCCCCCTTTGGATTCATATATCTTTAAGTATAGTTTAGATTATTTGGTAATAAATTACAAAACTAAAACAAATAATCCTCTCATACTCTCCTTGTTTGGTTTTAAGACCTTGCTTGTTAAAGAGAAATATTTATGTGATAATAGAAAAAATACTAAATTCAGGAGGAAATCATGAAGAAAATTATTGTATTTGGAAGTAAGCATTGCCCAGATTGTCAGCCTATGCAGGATTATTTAAAGGAAAATAATATAGATTTTATATACCTTGATATCACTGAAAATATGTTCTATCTAAAAACCTTTCTAAAGCTTAGAGATACAAGAGAAGAATTTGCTGAGATAAAAGCTAAAGGACTAGTTGGAATTCCTTGCGTAAATGTAAATGATGGAGAAGCACTTTATTTTGAAAAGCCTTCTATAGAGTCGTTAGTATAAGAAAATTTCATATAAGCTCAAGGAGAAAAAGATGAAAAGCAAAAATATTCTACTTATTAATGACCTTCCAGGCTATGGTAAGGTAGCGCTTTCAGCTATGCTCCCTATATTGTCTAAGATGGGTTATAGTCTTTATAATCTTCCTACTGCACTGGTGTCCAATACTCTTGATTATGGGAAGTTTGAAATTTTAGATACTACTTCTTATATGGAAAATACCATTAAAGTTTGGAATGAATTAGAGTTTCAATTTGACTGTATATCTACTGGATTTATTCTATCTAGTAAGCAAGTAGATATAATAACTAGTTATATTAAGTCGCAAAACAACCCAAATCTTCTTGTTGTAGTTGATCCTATTATGGGTGACGATGGAAAGCTCTACAATGGAATAACTCAAGAAACTGTTGCTCATATGAAAGAGCTCTCTAGCTACGCTGATATTTTGATTCCAAACTACACAGAAGCAGCTTTTATAGCAGGTTTATTTACAGATAAACCCAGCTTAACAAAATCTGAGATTAATGCTTTAATCGATAAGCTTGTATCCCAAGGTTCAAAATCTGTAGTAATAACAAGTATTATTGAAAAAGATTCAAACAATCACTTCGTTTGTGGCTATGATGACAAATCAAAAACTTACTTTTATCTGCCTTATGACTATATTCCAGTGAGATTTCCTGGAACTGGCGATATATTTTCTGCTGTAATGGTAGGAGAACTTTTAAAAGAAACCTCATTAGAGCTAAGCGTTAAAAAAGCAATGGATATAGTCGCTAGGCTGATAGAAAAGAATAAAAATAGCCAAGATAAGTTCAAAGGAATATTTATAGAAAAAGATTTAGACAGTATTTTATAAATCGCAAAAAAAATGACAGGATAGCTTCCTGTCATTTTTTATTTAAGGTGTCTTAACAATGCATTAGAAGGTATAAATTATTCTGTTACTAGTTGTAAGTCAACTGGAACAAAGTCTTCTACGCTTTCACCATCTAGTATTTTCTTAGCAGTTTCAACGCCTAGCTCTCCGATTAATGAAGGCTGCTGAGCTACTGTAGCACTCATTTTACCTTCTTTAACAGCTGCAACAGCATCGTCTGTAGCATCAAATCCAACAATTATTATCTCTCTTCCAGATGCTTCGATTGCTTTTTGAGCTCCTAATGCCATTTCATCATTGTGAGCAAAAACTGCATCTATTTCTGGTTGAGCTTGAAGAATGTTTTCCATAACTGATAGACCTTGAGTTCTGTCAAAATCAGCAACTTGCTTAGCAACTACTTCGATTTCAGTTCCCGCTATAGCATCGTTAAAGCCTTGTCCACGATCTCTAGCTGCAGAGGTTCCTGCGATTCCTTCTAATTCTACTACTTTACCTTTTCCACCAAGAAGTGAAACAATGTGCTCTCCAGCCATAACTCCACCTGCTACGTTATCAGAAGCGATATGTGATACAACTTCGCCTTGATTAGCTCCACGGTCAAGTGTAACTACTGGAACATTTTTGTTGTTTGCTGCGATTATAGCATTTCCTACAGCATCTGAGTCTGTCGGGTTGATTAAGATAAGAGAAACGCCTTGAGTTAATAAATCTTCAACGTTAGCAAGTTCTTGCGCTGGGTCGTTTTGAGAATCAAGCACTACAAGCTCCATACCCATATCCTTAGCTTTTTGCTCTGCTCCTTCTTTTAATGAAACAAAGAAAGGATTGTTAAGAGTAGATACTACCAAACCAATTTTTGCTGCTCCTGCTGCTTCTTCTGCAGCTGGTTCCTCTGTTGCTGCAGGCTGACTTTGGCAAGCTGTAAGGTTAAAAACTAAAGCTGCCAGTAACACAAATGATAAAACTAACTTTTTCATTGTTACCCTCCTCTTAAAATATACTATTTGTTTTTTCTATCTAACAACACTGCGAGTAAAATAACGGACCCTTTAGCAAGCATTTGGAAATACGAGCTTACATCCATTAAGTTTAACGCATTGTTTAAGACCCCTATAATAAGTGCTCCTATCATTGTTCCAACAATAGTTCCAGTTCCTCCAGCTAATGAAGTACCACCTAGTACTACTGCTGCAATAGCATCTAGCTCATATCCGCTTCCTGCTGTAGGCTGAGCCGAAGATAGTCTTGATGTTATTATGATTCCTGCAAGAGCTGCCATCATACCACTTATTGCATATACAAATATCTTAACTTTGTCTGTACTTATTCCTGATAGC from Acetoanaerobium noterae encodes:
- a CDS encoding pyridoxamine kinase: MKSKNILLINDLPGYGKVALSAMLPILSKMGYSLYNLPTALVSNTLDYGKFEILDTTSYMENTIKVWNELEFQFDCISTGFILSSKQVDIITSYIKSQNNPNLLVVVDPIMGDDGKLYNGITQETVAHMKELSSYADILIPNYTEAAFIAGLFTDKPSLTKSEINALIDKLVSQGSKSVVITSIIEKDSNNHFVCGYDDKSKTYFYLPYDYIPVRFPGTGDIFSAVMVGELLKETSLELSVKKAMDIVARLIEKNKNSQDKFKGIFIEKDLDSIL
- the rbsB gene encoding ribose ABC transporter substrate-binding protein RbsB; its protein translation is MKKLVLSFVLLAALVFNLTACQSQPAATEEPAAEEAAGAAKIGLVVSTLNNPFFVSLKEGAEQKAKDMGMELVVLDSQNDPAQELANVEDLLTQGVSLILINPTDSDAVGNAIIAANNKNVPVVTLDRGANQGEVVSHIASDNVAGGVMAGEHIVSLLGGKGKVVELEGIAGTSAARDRGQGFNDAIAGTEIEVVAKQVADFDRTQGLSVMENILQAQPEIDAVFAHNDEMALGAQKAIEASGREIIIVGFDATDDAVAAVKEGKMSATVAQQPSLIGELGVETAKKILDGESVEDFVPVDLQLVTE
- a CDS encoding glutaredoxin domain-containing protein, whose protein sequence is MKKIIVFGSKHCPDCQPMQDYLKENNIDFIYLDITENMFYLKTFLKLRDTREEFAEIKAKGLVGIPCVNVNDGEALYFEKPSIESLV
- a CDS encoding GNAT family N-acetyltransferase, with the protein product MGKIFLAPPNKIYESTFKTYVNSYKEVNDSHYFGIYEKALEDFDLYLSSLDEASKGINIGDWVATSTFWLVDEDEVVGVARVRHEEVFEAGHIGYDIAPRYRGRGYGKQILKLVLIEASKRGFDEVVITIREDNLASKQIAKACDAVWIEQFYDEKSMETRDRYSISTAKYRKVNIFNKKSIITGLLTMAVLTTSVYALDKNEAFKDLFDNKSQYLEESSTHPQRSAQLNGIKATLVSMAGDEKNAYFVIDFENTNGRAFKGNNIAFEQFQIKINRPKFVWFNQNIGVENSGSGMSWRVVNSENEDFGKKPRLFVVMSENDKIAGETGEIVIENIIEELNPVSLDNLSKSKLDLYKLYTESTANYKQTIVDNSEEIKWAKENKDDMYQTEYENNIPSHKLQPRGLDRQMFEDLDGVFIDNIAFVDGKLHIVTRFINQRQSFGPTLSQKVQGKGSSQTDINPIYNIFESASNQDSSYGYYVYDISTPEELKQYDLSGWYSKELNKTQGVWKIPFNANYKVTNKKIKLDEKIKIDDEESIVESLSISPISIELNLNGKNPNNGYVNLKVFDKSGSEIFLNGGSNMSSKTKATYVWTFMEPVDINAINKIVIEGNEIILKN